Proteins from a genomic interval of Harpia harpyja isolate bHarHar1 chromosome 9, bHarHar1 primary haplotype, whole genome shotgun sequence:
- the CCNE1 gene encoding G1/S-specific cyclin-E1 has protein sequence MRRESDCAEEKAPAKGDGGAECAMRARKRKADVATFLQDPDEEVAKMEMTRKKQYENQPSWDNVHKNAHMLIPTPDKDDDPVGVDYSRFIHLSVVPTRASPLPVLGWANREDVWKNMINKEETYVRDKLYMQRHPLLQPKMRTILLDWLMEVCEVYKLHRETFYLAQDFFDRFMATQQNVVKTLLQLIGISSLFIAAKLEEIYPPKLHQFAYVTDGACTEDEILSMELIIMKALNWNLNPLTVVSWLNIYMQVAYLNELYEVLLPQYPQQIFVQIAELLDLCVLDIGCLEYTYGVLAASALYHFSSSELMQKVSGYEWCEIEECVKWMVPFAMAIREVGSSKLKHFRGIAPEDLHNIQTHINSLDLLDKAQAKQAILAEQNRTSPFPTGVLTPPQSSKKQSSGLKPI, from the exons ATGCGCCGGGAGAG CGACTGCGCGGAGGAGAAGGCTCCCGCCAAGGGGGACGGGGGTGCGGAGTGCGCCATGCGAGCCCGCAAGAGGAAAGCCGATGTGGCCACG TTCCTGCAGGATCCTGATGAAGAAGTTGCCAAAATGGAGATGACTAgaaaaaagcagtatgaaaacCAG CCATCCTGGGATAACGTTCACAAAAATGCCCATATGCTGATTCCTACTCCAGATAAAGATGATGATCCAGTTGGTGTTGATTACTCTCGCTTTATACATCTAAGTGTTGTTCCGACTAGAGCTTCACCATTACCAGTTCTAGG TTGGGCAAACAGAGAGGACGTATGGAAAAACATGATAAACAAAGAAGAGACATATGTAAGGGATAAACTTTATATGCAAAGGCACCCTCTCCTGCAACCGAAAATGAGAACAATTCTTCTAGACTGGCTAATGGAG GTTTGTGAAGTCTACAAGCTTCATAGAGAAACTTTTTATTTAGCACAAGATTTCTTTGATCGGTTTATGGCAACACAACAGAATGTTGTAAAAACACTATTGCAGCTTATTGGTATCTCTTCTTTATTCATAGCAGCAAAGCTTGAG GAAATTTATCCACCAAAGTTGCACCAGTTTGCCTATGTTACAGATGGAGCTTGTACAGAAGATGAAATCCTCAGTATGGAATTGATCATTATGAAG GCTCTTAACTGGAATTTAAATCCACTGACAGTTGTATCATGGCTAAACATTTACATGCAAGTTGCGTATTTAAATGAGCTTTATGAGGTATTGCTGCCACAATATCCACAGCAAATATTTGTACAAATAGCAGAG CTCTTGGATCTCTGTGTGCTGGATATTGGCTGCTTGGAATATACATACGGAGTACTTGCAGCTTCTGCTTTGTATCACTTCTCCTCATCTGAGTTGATGCAGAAAGTTTCAG GTTATGAATGGTGTGAGATAGAGGAATGTGTAAAATGGATGGTTCCGTTTGCAATGGCTATAAGGGAAGTAGGAAGCTCCAAACTCAAACACTTTAGAGGTATAGCTCCTGAAGACTTGCACAATATACAGACGCACATAAACAGCTTGGATTTGCTG gaCAAAGCTCAAGCAAAACAAGCCATATTGGCTGAGCAAAATAGGACTTCACCTTTCCCCACTGGTGTCCTTACACCACCACAAAGTAGTAAGAAACAGTCTTCTGGACTGAAGCCAATATGA